In Mustela erminea isolate mMusErm1 chromosome 7, mMusErm1.Pri, whole genome shotgun sequence, the genomic stretch CCCTCCCATTTCCCACTCTCATTCCAAGGCATTCAGAGTCCCAGGGTGAGCACGACCCGGACCTGACcaatcagaacatttcatctctgGCATCAGTGGCTAGTTTCCGACTGGTGATGTGATCCATGCTAAACCAATGAGAAGCAGCCTTGGACTTGGAACTGAGCCCCCATTGGACAAGAGGCCTCTCTTGGTGTTGGGGTCACTTTGCCACCACCTAGGGACAGGCTGCCTGCGAATTCAGCCAACAGAGTGGACAGTGAAGATCAAGGGAGGAGGGAGATCCTGAGGACTTTGTGTACCTAAGATCCAGCCGTGCCTGAAAGTAAGAAATTAAGATCTACCCCTAGAGTTTTCAATTATGTGAGCCCGAAGATTCTCTTTTGGGCTTAAGCCAGTTAAGTTGGAATTGTCTCTGGCACCGAAAGAATCCTGGCCTGATACAAGTCAGATCCAAGATTAAGACAAATGTAAAAAGTAAGGAGGAAGACTATGGTGTTGAAGTAGGATAATGAATATAACGTATGGAGCCAGTGCTTCACATAGAGACAGAGCTCTATTAATGTTAGCTATTAGTAGTAGAAGGacaggcttccaggaggaggtggcatttatGGTGGGTGCCAGGAGGCAGGTGGCATTTGGGTGACATGGGCAAAAGCTTATTAATGGAAAAGGGGACATGGACCCACGATCAGACTCACTGTGCAAGAGCCTAGAAGAGCAGAAGCAGTGGTGGGAGAATTTGAGAGGGGCCTTGAGTGCCAGGCTAAGATTTGGGAGAAGATCATGCAAATAATGGGGAACTATTGAGGATTCTAGAAGAGAGATGGTGACCAGAGCAGCCCGGCAGTGTGGGTCATGCTGGATGGATCAGAGGGAGACCCTGGAGCAGAAAAACCAAGCACTTGTGGTAATGCCCGTGCAAGGGAACAAGGACACCAGCACAGGCAGCAGAATCCTACCTGTTCAGAGAGGTGACCATCTGCAGACGGTTCTCACGAACAGAGTACTGGATTTTCAGGTTGAAGTGCTGGCAGGTGGCAGAAGGGGACAAAAGCAGGGAGAAGGCAGTGGGTGCCCCATAAGGGCTGGTAAAACCCAGGGGCTCCACCACCTTCCCTGCATCATTGCCATGACAAAGCAGgggtcttcctctctgcccatcCCACCTTCAGGAACTGAATCTAGTAGTCTCCCCCTGCCCGCAGCCCAGGTTCCTCAACATCTCTGTACCTGCCCCAGGACTAGACTCTTAAAAATATCTGACACcagggcacttgagtggctcagttggttgggcatctgcctttggctcacgtcatgatcccaggatcctgagatcgagccccatgtcgggttccctgctcagtgggagcctgcttctccctctcctccttacCCATGCTCTCTTCtcattatctctgtctgtctctctcttgaataattatataaaataaaataaatacatctgacACCTTGTAGGTCCTTGCACACACCACGTTATTGCTCCAGCCTTTGCACATCCTGTTATATCTACGTGGGGTACCTTCTATCACCAGCATTAACCCTTTCTGTGGCCAGCTCCTGCTCAACCTTGAAAACATAGTGTAGgcatcacctcctctgggaagtccTCCATGATTTCCTCAACTAGATTTGAGAGCTTCCTAGGCTCCTATATTTCCCTAGGTGAGCCCTTTTCAGCCCTTGTATATGCTAATGAATgttggaggaaggaaaggaggtagGGAAGGGGGGAAGAAGATAGGcatggagggaggagagagaaaggaaggacccAACTgttgaccctcagtttgttgatCTTTCTGTTCATTCAAAGGTTCAGTGGCAGAGCCAAGGATCAGATACCAGGTGACAGCTCCCAGGAGGTTAGGATCACATAATTGGGATTAATTAAGGATATTTCAATATATTACTTGGCTATCAACTAAAATCCTACACTGCAGCCTTGAATATCCATAAAGTGGGGCTTAAGTGGGAAAGAGATTGTACTCACACTTTCCAGGAGAAAGAGGGATACGGGAGCCTTGCCCCGCCGCCGAACAGCAAACATCTCCAGGGTGCCGTGGAGGTGCAGTAGGCTATTGCCTGTCTCCATGGTGATCTTGGGGGGCTTGTTTATCCTGATCTGGGTCACCAAGGGCTTCGGCTTGGGATAAGCCTTAGTTACCTACAGAAACCAGGACACTCCCCTCAGGGCCCACCCTCAGATGGGTGGCTtcagctgaaaccaggagtccatCATGAAGTAGGTGATTAGTACCCTGGACACAGAAAACATGACATGCAAGGGCATGCATGCACAGAAAACATGACATGCATGTCTACcgggaaataaaagaaacaaaacaagaagtctGGCTCTTTCTTATTAGACATAGAAAGTATAACCCACAAAACCTGAGCTGTTTCTATGCTAGACCCAAAGAGTACTTTATGGAGAAGTCAGGGTGATTCTATATCAGACAAGAGAAATGTGACCTTGAAAGTCTGCCTCCCAAATCCCATGTTCCCTTCAACTGGAGAACAGGGCAGGGAGATATGGAGATCATGGGCAGTCAGGGCACTTACTTTAGGGATGAAGCCAGCCAGGGTCTTCGTGGTTTGTGGGGGCAGTTGACCAACCTACAAAATAAATCAAGCTTAAGATTACTGAAGTCTTCCCCTGTCCTTCTGAACAGACACCTCCTCTGAGTCTATAAGGTAAGCCCTCTGTGGTTCCCTCCTGCATTTTATCACCCTGTGATTAAGCAGATAAGGAGCTCCTGGGTAGCCCAGATTGTGCTCTCTTCACATAAGGTCAGATGCTGAGAAAATGTTGGATGAAAAACTGGCAGACAGATGGGAGAATGGATGGATGTGATGCATGAGAAGAGGGTGGGTGGACGGACTTGTGGGTGCGTGGATGAATGGGGAAATGGATCAACAAATGAGTGCTGAATGGATTCGTGGATGGACGGATGAGCCCTTATGCAagagaatgaataataaatgagcaggtggatggggtgggtggagggatgaaAGGAATGATAGGAAGATGGGTAGGTAAGAAGATGTGGGGTGGTCTGATAAATGGAAGGTAGAGTGGATAAGGAATAGATTGATAGGTGGTAGGATGGATGAGAAGgtacatggatggatggagggtGTATGGATGAGAGGATGAATTGACAGATCAGTGGtgatggatggaaagatggatgAATGTCCAGATGAGTAGGAGGCTGGATAATGGAGAGTTGGGTAGGTAGATGGGTGTTTGGGTGGCGAAGGACAGATATAGACTCACTTCTTTGGTAGTATCAGACCCTGTGGTTGGATGGTGGCTGGATGGATAGAGTCTAGGGCATGAATACATGATGGTGAGATGGATGGACAAGGGGCTGATGACTGGATAAGAAAATGTGGATGGATGGCCAGAGCATGAGACCTGTAGGTTGATCTATAAATGCTTGGTTGCATGGACAGTTGGACGGATGGATGAGTAGATGTGGTTACGTGGACAGAGAGATGGTCGGTGCTGGGGCACACTGATGATAGAGACCCAAATCAGTCCCGGCAACTCCAGTCTTGGTGCTTTCCCCAGCCCCAGGATAATTCTCAGAACAGACACGCCAAGCAGGGACTGTCATTACGGGGCAGCTCACCTTCATATCATGGACATTCACATCGAATGACTTCTGCAGAAGGGCCAGCTCTGCGGTGAGGAAGGTGGCCGAGAGCAGCAGCTGTGAGGAGCCTTCAGCATAGCCTTCAGGGAACTCAAAGGCCTCCCCAGCGTTGGCAGGCTGGATGGTGTTGCCCCCTTGCTGTTGCGCTGTAGGCTGTGGGACAGCGGGGAGAGAGATGCTTGGCCTTGGCCATGAAGGACTGTGGCTGGGAAAAAGACTGTCCTccttggtgcgcctgggtggctcagtgggttaaagcctctgccttcagctctggtcctgatcccagggtgctgggatcgagccctgcatcaggctctctgctcagtggggagcctgcttcccttcctctctctctctctacctccctctccgcctacttgtgatctgtcaaataaataaataaatctaaaaaaaaagaaaaaagactctgTCCTACAAACTAAGTGGTGCTCAAACCAGCCCTCAAGTCAGCAAGTCACTAGATGGTAGGGCCAAGAGCAGGCTATTCTCTTAGGGtacagatgggtaaactgaggccttGAGGATAAAGGATCAGTCACTAAGCCACAGGTGGTCACTCATGGGATTGCTTAAATAACCCCAGTTAATCTGACTGGGTTGGAGCTCTCGTTGATGTAGACATGCTTTCTGCTTATACTCAGAAGGAAGTGAGTGGCAAACAACGCAGGGCCTGGGAGCACCGCACCAGAGGAAGGCTTCACGAGAAGATGATGTTGCGGGGTTTTTCTTCCCAATCCAGGAAGAGGCACCTGGAGTTCTGGAGACCTGGCTGAGGACCCACCTCTGCCACCAACTCCCAGTGAGACCCAAGTCCTGTCTCCCCCACCACCTTGCCCCCGTGTTCCCATGCGTACAACTGGGTAAGCCACTCTTTGCAAGAAGCAGACAGCCTTCAGAAGGTGTGAGTGTGGGGTCAGCAGTCCTGGGAGTCAGCTCAGGACTCAGTATTCATGTTgagagcagaaagagggagaaagcttCGGTGTCAGGGAACACTCTCCTGGTGGGCTTGGTCTGCCAGGGCCGGAAGGACCCTCCCACCCTCCACAGCCCAGTCCAGCCACCTCCCCAGCAGAAGCAGGCTGGTGagatcccagaccctggggggTCCCCTGGCACTTACGCTGAAGTCTACTTGGACGGAGCTGGCCGTGGTGGTCGGCATGGACGTCAGGACATATTTGATCGTGCCCATCTGGCCCACAGGCATCGGGGCTGTGCAAGAGGGGTTCTACTCAGAGAGGGTCCAACTAGGGGCAGGTCATAGATGCTGGCATCAGCCAGCTGCTACCTGAGCTGGCCCAGGTACTAGAGGCCTTGGCCCTCTGTGTGACCCAAGGCAAGTTGCTTagcatctctgggcctcagtaacttcatctgtagaatggagcCAGTGGTGGCTGGCCTGGAAATCCCGCTCCCTTGCATCACTCTGTGGCCACAGAACTTGAGAGTTTCCTGAGGGCTGTTGTGGCTCAGTTCCCACAACAGACTGGTGTGATCAGGATTCTTGGCCCTGTTTTATAGATGTgtagactgaggctcagaggagtaAAGTGTCCCAGGCCATGCTGCTGAGCACATGGGCCAGTTTTCTTCATTCCCAGCCATTGGGTTTTCCTCTCACCCCACTAACGAACCCCATGAACCCTGAGATAGCAGATGCCATAGATCcccaggggcagaggaaagagtcaGGTATCATCACTATAGGATTACTATGCAGGGTGCGAGTTTTGTGGAAGAGCCCACCATGACTGCTATCCTTGGAGTATTGGGGGTCATGGATAGAACATTGGATGGAAGGCTGAGACAAAAATCCCAGAGTCCCTCAGGCCCTCAGGTTTCCCATCTGGACAGTAGGGGGGTGGACAGTCACCGAGACCTTAGACCTCTTCTGTCCCAAGGCTGGGCTTGGAAAAGGCGCTTGAATGGGGAATGAAGGCTGCCAAATccagccatccagatgtccccaTGTGGGAGCAAGGCATGGCTGGGGCCACTCACCATTCAGGCTGGCCCACTTCTTGTTCACGTACACCAGGACCGCGTCGATGGCTGGACACATCTGGAAGCAGAAAGGCGCTGGGCTGAGGGGGCCCCGGCATGGAGGACCTCATTCCTCACAGCTGAATGGGACTCCATGGGGAGACCCAAGGGTCCTGGAGGGACAGGGACTggaggggaaaccgaggccccaAGTCACACAGAAAGTCAGTGGCAGAGCCTGGCCTAGAGTCCCAAGCTCCGCACCACAGTCTGCAGAATCAGCAAGGACTGGTCCCCCAGCAAATGGTAAGCATTCCTCCTTCTGTGCTCAAGGCAGACATCGCTAGATGATCAAAGCACTTTTTCCCCCTGAGGCAGCCATAGCCTCAGAGTCCTCCTCAGTCAGTCAGAGTGGCACTCGAGAGAAAAGGCATTTTCCAGCCCTGGTCCGAGCACTGCCCTGGATGTGGGTGCGGGTGGAGGCTTGCTCCAGGCACTCACCAGGCTCGGAAGAACTTTGTGTAGCGTGCTGTCCAGGAACTTGTTGACAACCTTAGGCAGCATGCTGGACACAGAGGATGGGGACAGGGCATAGACGGTAGGCAGTTAGGTACAGGAGACATACAGGGACACGACAAAGGGAGTGACTCCGGGAGCGGGACAGAGGGCAGGGGCGGCAACGTggaccccacccacctccccagccaCGGAGTCCCTCACTTGCTAGGCATGTTGGTCTTCACGCTGATCAGGATGATCTCACAGCCCTCGCTCTTAAACACGGGGAGGCCCGTTTCCTCATCCTGCAGAAGCCGGTCGGTGGCTGTGATGTTCAGAGCCACGATGATCTCCAAGTTCCCGCCCATGAAGCTGGAGGGGCGGGCAAGCAGGCATCAGGGACAGCTATGCCACTGCGGCCACTATCCTTGTCTCATCTTTGCTCTCAGTCTCAGCAACTCTGGGAGGGGGAAAGGGTCAGAGGCACCACCCCCACAGGACAGAAAAGAGGACgggacctgcccaaggtcacaaaaccagtcttcctcttccctcttgctTTGGGGAATTGCTACACAACCTTTAAAACCCTCCTCAGCTATCATTATCTCCCCGAAGCCTTTTTTGATTGCCCTCACACTGCTAGTGCTCCCTCTGTCCTAGGCTAAGCGCTCAGTCTGTGATCGTCTAGGCTCAGGTCTGGTTCCCACCCAACGCAGGAACCAGATATGCCCCTCTCAGAGCACAGCGCCCAGGCGGtccacagtaggtactcaataaatgtacACAGAAGAGTAAGACAAGGGCatgctcctctccccctcccctcctctgccatcCTCACCTCTTGCCAGTGATGGTCATGCCGGTGGACACACACTGGAAGATACCCACTCCAGGGATGAAGTTCAAGGTGATGACAGGCAGCTGCACATCCTTCACTTTCACACTGGGAGTGGTCAGACATCCACAGCAATGAGAACCCGACCGTTGAAACCCAGGCCCTGAACCCCGTTCCCCCACCACCATGTTGGGAACTCTTGGgtaaccccccccccaccccgtcctgtCACAGGGATAAGCCTGCGTCATGGGGCCATCGTGAGATGCAAAGCCTGGAAACTGTTTGTACACAGTACTTGCCATGTGTGAATCAGGAcacttggctgtgtgaccttgggctgtaCCCTTCCTCTTTGGGGGCTTCAGCTTCCCCACTGGCAAGATGGGGAGGTTTGCCAATGGCATCACTGTTGGCATTTTGGGcagaataattctttgttgtggggggctgtcctgtgtctCATAGGACGTTTAGCAGCATCGCTGTTTCccgacattgccaaatgtcccttggAGGCAAAATCCCCCATGGTTGAGAACCACCAGTCGAGATCCAGGATAACAAAGATGTGGCTCATCTAACACCTTCCATCACCAGCATTGCTGACCCAACCTCTCAGCAGACGCTGCTAATTGGTCACCGTCTATTTCCAGCTCAGTGCAGAGTGCTCAGAGTCCATCTTCCCCAGCACATCCCAGGCAggctcctctcccttctgccctctCAGGTCCTGGACACAGCATTCCCCACCGCCCTCTGCCCTGCCACCCCCAAAGCCCATCCCCTGCTCACTTGGTGATGCCCTTGATGGGCTTCTTGCCTGCCTCAGCTGCCATCTGTTCCAGGATGTGGCTCTCATCCATGGCGCTCTGCACCTCTGGATGggacagggtggtgggggggtgtcacAGAGAGATGCTTAGCGGGGCTCCCCACTGCTTTCCTGTCTGGAGCCAACCTCTCAGACATCCCAGGCATAGGCCACTCACAAGTGGCACAACTCTGTGCCCACAGTCCCTGTGCCCCACTCTGGGCTGGGTGATGGGGAGACTCAGAGAAGAGCCACACCTGGCCCCTGTCCTCCTCAGCCCCATGCAGCAGTCACCAGCAATGACAGTAACAAGTGACAAGAGCCATCCATAGTATGCAGACAGTTGGAGGAACTGCAGGAGGGGTTTGTTCCAGGAGGAGAAGAGCTGGGGAAGGCTTCCAAGAGGAGGTGCCCCATCAGCTGGTTCTTGAAGGAGGGATAGGAATTTTCACTAGGAGGCAGAGACTTTGAAGGCTAGTCCATGAAAAATGCATAAGTGGAGAAGCGAGGAAGAAGGTAGCATAGAGAGTTAAGAGTGAGAAATTCAGCAAGGCTGGAGGGCGGAGCCAGACATGACAGGGAGGAAGCAGTCTGCAGGGGGCATATCATGGAGGTCCGAACCCCAAGCTAGAGTATTGACTTTATCCTGTGGCCCAGCCACCCTCAAAGCTGTGTGACGAGGGAGCATCTGGTTCCCCACTGGGGGTCCCAGCCCCCAGTCAGAGACTGATTCCCAGAAAGGGGACGAAGACAGAGCCGGAGGAATTGTCATCAGCTCTTTGCGGCAGCGCGTGACTTCATTTCCCCTGACATCGTGGAGCTAGGAGGTGGCAAGTAACTTTTACTAAAGGTACCCCAGGAGAGTGTAAACTCACACTTCATTGTAAGGACTGGTCACCCGATTTcacatttctttacattttaagttTATGGAGGAGTAGACCCTAACACAGAGCAGTAACaccttgcctgaggtcacacagcaaattgttggcagagctgggctttggCTCCGGTCTGTCTTCCCCACAATCCTCTTATGGCCCCAGGCCTGCTGTCAGGGTCTGGAGAGGCTCTGGGGAAGCAGGGTTTCCAGCTCTGCCTCCAACTTGTGGAGGGACCCTGGACAAGTCACCCTattttctctgggtctcagtttcttcctcagCCAAATGGAGGAATAATATCATTGCCGTTAACTTTTATTTTGAGGATCGTGGGATGCTCAAGGCCGTGCAAACAGGAGCGGTCACCACgccccacctgcccccagccctgagccccaCTCGCCAGCTCACCGCGGTTCATGATGTCCATGCCCAGCCGCAGCCGTGCCCCAGGGTCTGCTTGGGTGTGGGTCAGCAGGCCGCAGAGGGCCAGAAACAAGATCCGCATCATGGCTCCACCTGTGCCACAGGTCCGCAGTTGGGTGCAGCCCCCCAGGCCCCACTTTCCCTGGGGGCCTCCCATGTTCCAAAAGAGAACAGGCCCCCTGGATGGTCTTGGGGGTCCAGGAGCCTTTGAACTCCAGCCAGTTCCACAAACCTCATTGCTGACTTCCAGAGGGGTCCAAAAGTGTCCAGATTAAACACAGAGCCTCAGGGGCACCCCAGGAAGGTCACTTCCCttttctaggcctcagtttccccatctgtgggCATGATATATTCTGACCAGCCTGCATtatggggttggtgggggggttCAGCTGCTGTTTTTCGTAGGTTCAAGGGCAGCTCAGTGCCAGGCAATGAGGGGATGGGGAACTCCCACCATAGTATGGGAATGGGGGAACCCTCTGCTCCCCCAATCCTGATACTACAGTCAATGGCATCCCCCACTTCCTTT encodes the following:
- the BPIFB6 gene encoding BPI fold-containing family B member 6 — its product is MMRILFLALCGLLTHTQADPGARLRLGMDIMNQVQSAMDESHILEQMAAEAGKKPIKGITNVKVKDVQLPVITLNFIPGVGIFQCVSTGMTITGKSFMGGNLEIIVALNITATDRLLQDEETGLPVFKSEGCEIILISVKTNMPSNMLPKVVNKFLDSTLHKVLPSLMCPAIDAVLVYVNKKWASLNAPMPVGQMGTIKYVLTSMPTTTASSVQVDFSPTAQQQGGNTIQPANAGEAFEFPEGYAEGSSQLLLSATFLTAELALLQKSFDVNVHDMKVGQLPPQTTKTLAGFIPKVTKAYPKPKPLVTQIRINKPPKITMETGNSLLHLHGTLEMFAVRRRGKAPVSLFLLESHFNLKIQYSVRENRLQMVTSLNRLLSLSRESSSIGAFNEKKLTGFITDYLREAYVPVVNDVLQVGFPLPDLLDMDYNLAELSIVENALVLNLKLN